Within the Rhodopirellula bahusiensis genome, the region TCGAAGTTTCCGGTGAAGCTCAATTGAACGCGTTCGGGCAAAAATGTTTCGGGTCCCTGATCCACCTGGGCCCATTGAGGTGTTTGGTCGTACTCAGGATCAGGGTCCACGTACTTGACCAACGTGTGTTCGCGACCGAACGGAGCGGGCACGCCCACGACATAAACCGGGATGCCCCATTTACGACAGGATCCAATCGACGATTCCAACAAGTGAGCGTCATCGCCTCGTTCATCGGTCACGACAACAAACATCACGTTGCGTTTGGGGCCGCGGGTTCCAGCATTGCGACGCAGCGATTTGTATTGTTTGGCGGCAGATTCGATCGCCGTGAAAACTCGCTCGGTGCCTGAATTGTCGACGGGAATGTCGGCGACGGTTTGCTTGATCAATTCCAAGTCGGCCGTGGGTTCTTCCGTGAACAACTGAACCTTTTCACCAAACCCGATGATCGATGTCAGCACACGTGACTTGGCGGGATCGTCAGGATCATCGCCCGCGGTCTTCGAATCCAGTTGTTCGCGAAGCATACCAAGTTCTTCGTAGATGCGATCGAACCGTTCGCGAATGTCTTGGCGTTGCCGCGTGAGCGAACCACTTTGGTCGAACAACCACACGATCAAAGTCGGGCGTTCTTCCGCCGCTTGCATCACTTCAAACGTGATTTGATCCACGGCACCTGACGCGCCGGCGGTTCCTTGTCCGACGCGACCTTTTTGATCGATCAATCGATCCTGAGGCGCCACCGGCTGGCTGAACATTTTGTTGACCATGATGTCGCCCAGGTCAGTCGGTTCCAAATCAACTGGACTGACCATGTTGGCGATTTCGGCGAAGTTCGCTGCTGAGGCTTCCGCCATGTCGAATTCGGCCAAGGCATCCGAACCGATTTCGACCTGAGGTTGATCGCTGACGACGATCTCTTCGATCAAGTCGACGGTCTCTTCGTATTCAGGCGGTGGAGCGATCATCACCACCGCTTCATCGTCGATTGGATTCCGTAGTTGCACCAACGCCAGTGAAAGGATGACGATCAGGTGCACCAACATGCTGCCGACCATCGCAACGGTTTCATCGGCGTCCCAAAATGACTCGTCTTCCCACAACTCGGCCGAATCCCCGTTTTCGTAAGGTTGGACCAAATTGGGCTTTGACGCGCCGGTGTCATCAGACCGCGAGCCAGAGGTCAATGCGTTCTTGATCGATGAAAGAAACGATGAGTCGCTCATGAAATCCGATTTTCAGCTGTTTGCGTTCACAAAGCCGGGCGGTGGGATTGCAAACCAGCGATCATGGGCGAAGATTTGCGGTCCAAGATTGATCCCGGATACTCTTTCAAACGTTTTTTGCGACGATTTGAACCCTTTGATTGTAGTCGAAAGTTCGATTCACAATCTTCACCGCTCGATTCAAAACCTCGTTGACTTGAGGATCAGGCCGATTTGATGGAACAAACAAACGAATCATCTGGACGCCTGATCGCGATTGGGGACATCCACGGTTGTAACATCGCTCTGCAAGCGATTCTTGCGGCAATTGATCCTCAACCGAGCGATATTGTGGTGACGCTCGGTGACGTCGTTGACCGTGGCCCCGACTCCAAAGGGGCCGTTGAAACCCTCCTGCAGTGCGGCCAGAAAACCCAACTGGTGGCACTTCAAGGAAATCACGAAGAAATGATGCTGAATGTGCTTCGTGGCAGCGAATCGCATCACAGTTGGTTGCGATACGGCGGAGTCGAAACGCTGGATAGCTACGGCTTCGACGGTGGGCTGGATTTTCTTCCGGAATCCCACCGGGTCTTTTTCGAATCGCTTGGTGACTACTTCGTCTACGAAGACTACTTCTTCACGCACGCGGCATACGACCCGGCGGTTCCATTGGAAGAACAAACGGTCGAGATGCTTCGTTGGCACTCGCTACGCCAAGGCGTCCCCGAACCGCACCACAGTGGCAAAACCGCGTTCGTCGGACACACGGCCAACCACGAAGCCCAAATTCTCGATGTCGGTCACTTGGTGTGCTTGGACACGCACTGCTATGGCGGCGGTTGCTTGACCGCGATGGATGTCCGCACGCGACAGACTTGGCAGGCCAACCAGGACGGCGTCTTGCTGCAGTGAGCCAAGTCGGTGGCGTCAGAGAGACT harbors:
- a CDS encoding metallophosphoesterase family protein, whose product is MEQTNESSGRLIAIGDIHGCNIALQAILAAIDPQPSDIVVTLGDVVDRGPDSKGAVETLLQCGQKTQLVALQGNHEEMMLNVLRGSESHHSWLRYGGVETLDSYGFDGGLDFLPESHRVFFESLGDYFVYEDYFFTHAAYDPAVPLEEQTVEMLRWHSLRQGVPEPHHSGKTAFVGHTANHEAQILDVGHLVCLDTHCYGGGCLTAMDVRTRQTWQANQDGVLLQ
- a CDS encoding vWA domain-containing protein; translated protein: MSDSSFLSSIKNALTSGSRSDDTGASKPNLVQPYENGDSAELWEDESFWDADETVAMVGSMLVHLIVILSLALVQLRNPIDDEAVVMIAPPPEYEETVDLIEEIVVSDQPQVEIGSDALAEFDMAEASAANFAEIANMVSPVDLEPTDLGDIMVNKMFSQPVAPQDRLIDQKGRVGQGTAGASGAVDQITFEVMQAAEERPTLIVWLFDQSGSLTRQRQDIRERFDRIYEELGMLREQLDSKTAGDDPDDPAKSRVLTSIIGFGEKVQLFTEEPTADLELIKQTVADIPVDNSGTERVFTAIESAAKQYKSLRRNAGTRGPKRNVMFVVVTDERGDDAHLLESSIGSCRKWGIPVYVVGVPAPFGREHTLVKYVDPDPEYDQTPQWAQVDQGPETFLPERVQLSFTGNFEQEPVIDSGFGPYGLTRLCYETGGIYFTVHPNRNVSREVRRREIDAFTADLRAFFDPTAMARYRPDYLSPQDYVKAVKRSPLRQALIAAAQIKNVNGIQRPQTRFVKRNEAGLAQALTTAQQDAAKLEPVLIQLAATLEQGLKDREEEESLRWLAGFDLAYGRVLAQKVRTETYNAILAKAKRGMPFEKEKNNTWVLKPADEISVGSKWQREADTAREFLQRVVADHEGTPWAMLAEKELEVPIGWVWTETFTDLSPPRNNNGGNNGNNNPPPRDDQKRMIKRAPKRPVPKL